The Desulfovibrio sp. Fe33 genome includes a window with the following:
- a CDS encoding transglutaminase-like cysteine peptidase, which translates to MRPVRGIYSALAVALCAACLASILVRPADALAADPGKRQLFGTMEFKGKLQKLPKWTRVLDKMKAWKGYFNDDQTSGHPSKKAWTTLKAQVGDKSEMDRLKAVTKFFNKWPYRLDKTNWGVSEYWATPWEFLKKSGDCEDYSIAKFYALEELGFTGDQLRIVAVRDSIRGIGHAVLAVYASDDIYILDNQTDMVLSHSRYRHYVPQYSVNEKYRWMHVAPKKRTAYEKAKN; encoded by the coding sequence ATGAGGCCGGTGCGGGGGATATACTCGGCGTTGGCGGTCGCGCTTTGCGCGGCCTGTCTCGCGTCAATCCTTGTCCGGCCTGCGGACGCCCTGGCGGCCGACCCCGGCAAACGCCAATTGTTCGGGACCATGGAGTTCAAGGGCAAGTTGCAGAAGCTGCCCAAGTGGACGCGCGTGCTCGACAAAATGAAGGCATGGAAGGGGTACTTCAACGACGACCAAACGTCTGGCCATCCGTCCAAGAAGGCCTGGACGACCCTCAAGGCGCAGGTCGGCGACAAATCCGAGATGGATCGGCTCAAGGCCGTGACCAAATTCTTCAACAAATGGCCGTACCGGTTGGACAAGACCAACTGGGGGGTTAGCGAGTACTGGGCGACGCCCTGGGAATTCCTCAAAAAATCAGGTGATTGCGAGGACTACTCGATAGCCAAGTTCTATGCCCTCGAAGAGCTTGGCTTTACCGGCGATCAGTTGCGCATCGTGGCCGTCCGGGATTCCATTCGGGGCATCGGCCACGCTGTCCTGGCGGTTTACGCCTCGGACGACATCTATATCCTAGACAATCAGACCGATATGGTCCTGTCCCATTCGCGGTACAGGCATTACGTCCCGCAGTACTCGGTGAACGAGAAGTACCGCTGGATGCACGTGGCTCCCAAGAAACGGACCGCGTATGAAAAGGCGAAGAATTAA
- a CDS encoding HD domain-containing phosphohydrolase, which translates to MSEHLIKTAEVPKPVGTTGQGARIGVVLAVVLLLSAGIVLLAAQAVRDRKAEVLEHQQKRFELLTQGRTEVIASWLENLSRQGDRLIKSDLFRLYAAEVDTYAGDLSNLFGTLHSNRATEDGDAATLTEQLPMMENTLREFSTYSGFLNARILSRQGEAYIATDGYLPPMNQEQIALASAAIKANGPQYSSVRKTAQGVEMDVFVPIYPPEAVGRTDGNSDRAAVGVLMMTRQVSGKITELLSNSPLAAAGEKTRLMQKSGSLFREIAPWTADGFTDVSFPVEIDETGHIPFGVRPSIANDDTKVYSLGVRIPGPAWWLVQEISYDAAMRPIVEYERTVYIVAGLGILTALLIAGLAWWILTGVQSQRVAKQFRALATQIEEQKLFIDSVNANIEEFIVLKDLNGKFTYVNEAFAAAAGRPREELLGMDTAAVFGFDTAKRLESIDEMVLGEKRKMTVNEPIFIRSRRHLFQVAKSPYLCADGSCQGIVEVYRDMTEFVAVQEKNKRLVRNAMEALGSTIKAADPYLGGHTKLLAGLAVEVAKAMHLSALEVAEIETAANLSQIGKMFVPNEILTKPGKLTPEEKGVMEKHVEYAYRILKDIDIDESVLMAIYQMNERLDGSGYPKKLKDGEILMLARILAVLNVFCAMIRPRSYRGAEEPAQALNILSGDVGKFDPEVVAALADVIHTPTGEKLLADKE; encoded by the coding sequence ATGTCTGAACACCTTATCAAGACCGCCGAGGTCCCCAAGCCTGTCGGGACGACCGGTCAGGGCGCCAGAATCGGCGTGGTCCTGGCCGTCGTGCTGCTCCTTTCGGCGGGCATCGTTCTGCTCGCCGCCCAGGCGGTGCGGGACAGGAAGGCCGAGGTGCTGGAGCATCAGCAGAAGCGGTTCGAACTGTTGACGCAGGGGCGAACCGAAGTCATCGCTTCCTGGCTTGAGAACCTGTCCCGCCAGGGCGACCGGCTTATCAAGTCCGACCTTTTCCGGCTGTATGCCGCCGAAGTGGACACCTACGCGGGCGACCTGTCCAACCTCTTCGGGACCTTGCATTCCAATCGGGCGACGGAAGACGGCGACGCCGCCACCCTGACCGAGCAACTGCCCATGATGGAGAACACGCTTCGCGAGTTTTCCACCTACTCGGGCTTCCTCAACGCCCGCATCCTCAGTCGGCAGGGCGAAGCGTACATCGCCACCGACGGGTATCTGCCGCCCATGAACCAAGAGCAGATAGCCCTGGCCTCGGCCGCCATCAAGGCGAACGGGCCGCAGTATTCCTCGGTGCGGAAGACCGCCCAAGGTGTAGAGATGGACGTTTTCGTGCCCATCTACCCGCCCGAGGCGGTGGGCCGTACCGACGGGAATTCCGATCGGGCCGCCGTGGGCGTGCTCATGATGACCCGGCAGGTGTCGGGCAAGATCACCGAGCTGCTGTCCAATTCACCCTTGGCCGCCGCGGGCGAGAAAACCCGGCTCATGCAGAAGAGCGGGTCTCTTTTCCGGGAGATAGCCCCCTGGACCGCCGACGGGTTCACGGACGTCTCCTTTCCCGTGGAGATCGACGAGACCGGGCACATCCCCTTCGGCGTCAGGCCGAGCATCGCGAACGACGACACCAAGGTATACTCCCTTGGGGTGCGCATCCCCGGGCCCGCCTGGTGGCTGGTCCAGGAGATCAGCTACGACGCGGCCATGCGACCCATCGTGGAGTATGAGCGCACGGTCTACATCGTCGCCGGGCTTGGCATCCTGACCGCGCTGCTCATCGCCGGGCTGGCATGGTGGATTCTTACCGGCGTGCAGAGTCAGCGCGTGGCCAAGCAGTTCCGGGCCCTGGCAACGCAGATCGAAGAGCAGAAGCTGTTCATCGATTCGGTCAACGCGAATATCGAAGAGTTCATCGTCCTCAAGGACCTCAACGGCAAGTTTACGTATGTCAACGAGGCCTTCGCCGCAGCGGCGGGGCGCCCCCGGGAGGAACTTCTCGGCATGGACACCGCGGCCGTCTTCGGCTTCGATACGGCCAAGCGGCTTGAGTCCATCGACGAAATGGTTCTCGGCGAGAAACGCAAAATGACCGTCAACGAGCCTATTTTCATCCGTTCCCGACGGCATCTGTTCCAGGTGGCCAAGTCCCCGTACCTCTGCGCGGACGGCTCCTGCCAGGGGATCGTCGAGGTGTATCGCGACATGACGGAGTTCGTGGCCGTGCAGGAGAAGAACAAGCGGCTCGTCAGGAACGCCATGGAGGCCCTGGGTTCCACCATCAAGGCTGCCGACCCGTACTTGGGCGGGCATACCAAGCTTCTGGCCGGGCTGGCCGTGGAAGTGGCCAAGGCCATGCATCTCTCCGCGCTTGAAGTCGCCGAGATAGAGACCGCCGCCAACCTGTCCCAGATCGGCAAGATGTTCGTGCCCAACGAGATTCTGACCAAGCCGGGCAAGCTTACTCCCGAGGAAAAGGGCGTCATGGAAAAGCATGTGGAATACGCCTACCGCATCCTCAAGGACATCGACATCGACGAGAGCGTGCTCATGGCCATCTATCAGATGAACGAGCGGCTCGACGGTTCGGGGTATCCTAAGAAACTCAAGGACGGCGAGATACTCATGCTTGCCCGCATCCTTGCGGTTCTCAACGTGTTCTGCGCCATGATCCGTCCGCGCTCCTATCGCGGTGCGGAGGAACCGGCGCAGGCCCTGAACATCCTGTCCGGCGACGTAGGCAAGTTCGACCCCGAAGTGGTCGCCGCGCTGGCCGATGTCATCCATACTCCCACCGGCGAGAAGCTTCTGGCTGACAAGGAATGA
- a CDS encoding TolC family outer membrane protein: MKKQLIAVLILSLALSVPAFADNGTMSLKDSVVTAVKQHPQIKSLLNNKDAVAKAKLSALGRFFPSLDLTGEYGTQQYSSAATRSVDTDEHWRNATEFQATLTQPIFDGFDRWHDYKREGARLTSAEGRLVDNVETVGLDAVRAHVDVVRLRKLINLAEDNIAAHQHLLDSISERVQGGAGNRADEMQAKGRVARAETTLVTYTGELRSAEAEYIRTVGTAPTSLAKPEYLPNYIPAKADQILEIALENNPKIAVYKAEIEVAEQTKGQLESTMYPTVDAYLSSRHTDNLDGVDSWVQDNKAMLRARWNIFNGTSDYNDIRTATARVREAQNNLQDTTDDVIRQVASTWADYQSSLNQIEKYQEALQYSLESLDLYLMQFNVGQRSLLDLLDATNEVFTNRVQLETATMNRDFTVYKFLALEGQLMKTLEIASNTYEEMPMAASN, encoded by the coding sequence ATGAAAAAACAACTTATCGCGGTTCTCATTCTATCGCTGGCGTTGTCCGTTCCGGCCTTCGCCGACAACGGCACCATGTCGCTCAAGGACAGCGTCGTCACAGCGGTCAAGCAGCACCCGCAAATCAAGTCTCTCCTGAACAACAAAGACGCCGTGGCCAAAGCGAAGCTTTCCGCTCTCGGCCGCTTCTTCCCGTCCCTCGACCTGACGGGGGAATATGGAACACAGCAATACAGCAGCGCCGCCACCCGCAGCGTCGACACCGATGAACATTGGCGTAATGCGACGGAATTCCAGGCGACCCTGACCCAACCCATCTTTGACGGCTTCGACCGCTGGCACGACTACAAGCGTGAAGGCGCCCGCCTGACCTCGGCCGAAGGCCGCCTGGTGGACAACGTTGAAACCGTGGGCCTGGACGCCGTCCGCGCCCATGTTGACGTAGTCCGCCTGCGCAAGCTGATAAACTTGGCCGAAGACAACATCGCCGCCCACCAGCACCTGCTCGACTCCATTTCCGAACGGGTCCAGGGCGGTGCAGGCAACCGCGCCGACGAAATGCAGGCCAAGGGCCGCGTCGCGCGCGCCGAGACCACCCTGGTCACATACACCGGCGAACTCCGTTCCGCCGAGGCCGAATACATCCGCACCGTGGGCACGGCCCCGACCTCTCTGGCCAAGCCCGAGTACCTGCCGAACTACATCCCCGCCAAGGCCGACCAGATTCTGGAAATCGCCTTGGAAAACAACCCCAAGATCGCCGTGTACAAGGCTGAAATCGAAGTGGCCGAACAGACCAAGGGCCAGCTCGAATCGACCATGTATCCGACCGTCGACGCCTATCTGTCCTCCCGCCACACCGACAATCTCGACGGCGTGGACTCCTGGGTCCAGGACAACAAGGCCATGCTGCGCGCCCGTTGGAACATCTTCAACGGCACCAGCGACTACAACGACATCCGCACCGCCACGGCCCGTGTCCGCGAGGCGCAGAACAACCTCCAGGACACCACGGACGACGTCATCCGCCAGGTCGCTTCGACCTGGGCCGACTACCAGTCCAGCCTGAACCAGATCGAGAAGTACCAGGAAGCCCTCCAATACAGCCTCGAATCCCTGGACCTGTACCTGATGCAGTTCAACGTGGGACAGCGTTCCCTGCTCGACCTGCTCGACGCCACCAACGAGGTGTTCACCAACCGTGTACAGCTCGAAACCGCGACCATGAACCGCGACTTTACGGTCTACAAATTCCTGGCCCTCGAAGGCCAGCTCATGAAGACCCTGGAAATCGCCTCCAACACCTACGAAGAAATGCCCATGGCGGCTTCCAACTAG
- a CDS encoding VCBS domain-containing protein, whose protein sequence is MTNTTSKQLQVSLPGAGKTQTYQVEADTPVKFNFDLADAVFSGIDGNLDITVEGGGTVILENYQALADAGSLPLFEMVNGEQVAGDVYIYAFDGVDRNADLETAADNADTGSGAGQYSDDPGVLADGIEALGGQGNAFGGAVLVTAEETLGGAGDGASAAAAVTEPPVIRISGDDAGAVTEDFNVSESGLLIDSGQLSASDANESFVPEDILDSHGGTFSILADGSWTYQIGNDSVQDLGEVDGVNSGFSNDFTVRSASGVEHTVTVTVNGENDAPEGADFSVTGNAYDAPVAIDFDVAPITDVEDDAGASDGLDTGVVITSLPGHGTLYYNDTAVTQEDIDSGTRFDDLDNFHYVGDAPATKGVLLGSRLAEDASLDKWMPRQVDTDGDGNPDVTISASINSGELVVFHNQQNHIDHGLANASHNGLDRGEILTITFEGKNVSHAEIGFGGLGSYFHAGSKQGAQATWTAYDNGEVVASGTVNTTVMTWYNHVTGQSGVITGGDGDTFQSLTLDQGILDGQSFDKIEFGTTEATARNWYSNWELQYMDVEFAETDSFTYRPVDSEGLVNDGDAYTVTIDMLPGASSEPPIAVDDSASVHEPNELGLAHTVTANVLDNDFDPDNTQGELHLTKVTFGDTTVDFANNAITGDAVFNADGTATIQGAHGELTIGTDGVYTYTATDDSPEPGDNPTETFTYTVSDGNAQDDATLTIDITGLADNTPPTAVDDSGSGSGWITGDGGQAGEVSGSTNYTLTAERYDADSGDWVSATLSEKGSGDGKQYGVESPDDSTGADANSIENNGDPERLLIEFDDPQQSVSIKLTGDGSGQEHITAWDAQGNEITDLVVTLTSDVHLIYSSGGTDIGTVVIMADADIPNASVALKGVDSSIAATHPSGAYEAAEITGNVLANDHDTEDTDFTDGPGFPDGSTELTVTGAAAGDLDNLTPAEYAQLLEDGAFAMGTPIHGQYGDLVISADGEWTYTTHDGLAAGDYTETFTYQVSDTGNAVDYGVITVAATIDQPTLTANMDLGQAAIIDPAATEVIPGETHHINFSSAYSDDSWNKADNLIGLNVTGDNSSGASTLLVNHADGLGIISYSADGYVDESFEISHGAYPGGTGTDSMILDFGNNGFKEPQTVEITLNGVSDGESVIFTVTDTLGNTYTFDSSAGGDGTLLTDTNGSGVTLFKTNNLQYEVRGSMAGYDESNAKLIDTIAITPGAGSAFRVANVDVISEGTWEPALQAATGFLLANDYSSDNAAMEAAIVGSGVGQWGTLQIIDSSTGEWVYTLDKDIVLDADNGLHAPTVEQFTYQVTDAHGQTDTATLYVPVQYGSVQSDHGTEGNDWVHGTSGDDNITGLSGSDLLFGGSGDDVIAGGAGHDYMDGGSGDDTLFGGSGNDHLFGGTGDDTINAGDGNDTVYFGGGHDTVTLGAGADTIAIDPNYLSDNNADSMSVQDFNINEGDRIDLSGLPGGIVEISSAGNSNDLILSIDGADIAGDDITITLHGVLPATHDAFDHQVDLSAGDDLNAVIQHIINSGGHDS, encoded by the coding sequence ATGACCAACACTACATCAAAACAGCTTCAGGTGTCTCTCCCCGGCGCAGGAAAAACCCAAACGTACCAAGTCGAAGCCGACACCCCGGTCAAGTTCAACTTCGACTTGGCCGATGCGGTGTTCAGCGGTATCGACGGCAACCTCGACATCACCGTCGAGGGCGGCGGCACAGTCATCCTGGAAAATTATCAGGCCCTCGCCGACGCGGGCAGCCTTCCCTTGTTTGAAATGGTCAACGGAGAACAGGTCGCGGGCGACGTCTACATTTACGCCTTCGACGGAGTGGACCGAAACGCCGACCTGGAAACCGCGGCGGACAACGCCGACACGGGCTCAGGCGCGGGCCAGTATAGCGACGATCCCGGCGTGCTTGCAGACGGCATCGAAGCGCTGGGTGGCCAAGGCAACGCCTTTGGCGGAGCGGTTCTCGTAACCGCCGAAGAAACCCTCGGCGGTGCTGGCGACGGCGCATCTGCTGCGGCAGCGGTGACAGAGCCTCCCGTCATCCGGATTTCCGGCGACGACGCGGGCGCCGTGACCGAAGACTTCAACGTCAGCGAAAGCGGTCTGCTGATCGACTCCGGCCAGCTCTCCGCCTCGGATGCGAACGAATCGTTTGTCCCCGAAGACATCCTGGATTCCCATGGCGGCACTTTCTCCATCCTGGCCGACGGCTCCTGGACCTACCAGATCGGCAACGACAGCGTTCAGGACCTGGGCGAAGTGGACGGCGTCAACAGCGGTTTTTCCAACGACTTCACCGTCCGCTCCGCGAGCGGCGTTGAACACACCGTGACCGTGACCGTAAACGGCGAGAACGACGCCCCCGAAGGTGCGGACTTTTCCGTCACAGGCAACGCCTATGATGCCCCCGTGGCCATAGATTTCGACGTGGCCCCCATCACCGACGTCGAGGACGACGCCGGCGCAAGCGACGGCCTGGACACCGGCGTGGTCATCACCAGCCTGCCCGGGCACGGCACACTTTACTATAATGATACGGCCGTCACCCAGGAAGACATCGATAGCGGCACCCGCTTCGACGATCTCGACAATTTCCACTACGTGGGCGACGCACCCGCCACCAAGGGAGTGCTCCTCGGCTCCCGTCTGGCCGAAGACGCCAGCCTGGACAAGTGGATGCCCCGCCAGGTGGACACCGACGGCGACGGCAACCCGGACGTGACCATTTCCGCGAGCATCAACTCCGGCGAACTCGTGGTCTTCCACAACCAGCAGAACCACATCGACCATGGCCTGGCCAACGCCAGCCATAACGGTCTCGACCGCGGCGAAATCCTGACCATCACGTTCGAGGGCAAGAACGTTTCCCATGCCGAGATCGGATTCGGCGGCCTTGGAAGTTATTTCCACGCAGGCTCGAAGCAGGGCGCGCAAGCCACCTGGACCGCATACGACAACGGCGAAGTGGTGGCTTCCGGCACCGTCAACACCACGGTCATGACCTGGTACAATCATGTCACCGGACAGTCCGGCGTCATTACCGGCGGGGACGGCGACACCTTCCAGTCCCTGACCCTGGATCAGGGTATTCTGGACGGCCAGTCCTTCGACAAGATCGAATTCGGCACCACTGAAGCAACGGCCCGAAACTGGTACTCCAACTGGGAGTTGCAGTACATGGACGTGGAATTCGCCGAGACCGACTCCTTCACATACCGCCCCGTCGACAGCGAGGGGCTGGTCAACGACGGCGACGCGTACACCGTCACCATCGACATGCTTCCGGGCGCTTCCTCCGAGCCTCCGATCGCCGTGGACGACAGCGCCTCGGTGCATGAGCCCAACGAGCTCGGCCTGGCCCATACGGTCACGGCCAACGTGCTGGACAACGACTTCGACCCGGACAATACCCAGGGCGAGTTGCACCTGACCAAGGTAACTTTCGGTGACACCACCGTGGACTTCGCCAACAACGCCATCACCGGCGACGCGGTCTTCAACGCCGACGGCACTGCGACCATCCAGGGCGCACACGGCGAACTGACCATCGGCACGGACGGCGTGTATACCTACACCGCCACCGACGACAGTCCGGAACCGGGCGACAACCCGACCGAAACCTTCACCTACACCGTGTCCGACGGCAACGCCCAGGACGACGCAACCCTGACGATCGATATAACGGGACTTGCCGACAACACTCCGCCGACCGCCGTTGACGACTCCGGCTCCGGCTCCGGCTGGATCACGGGAGACGGAGGGCAGGCAGGCGAAGTCTCCGGCTCCACCAACTACACCCTGACCGCCGAGCGGTACGACGCCGACAGCGGCGACTGGGTTTCCGCCACGCTGTCCGAAAAGGGCAGCGGAGACGGCAAGCAGTACGGCGTGGAGTCACCCGACGACAGTACGGGCGCCGACGCCAACAGCATTGAGAACAACGGCGATCCCGAGCGCCTGCTCATCGAGTTCGACGACCCGCAGCAGTCTGTCAGCATCAAGCTCACGGGCGACGGCAGCGGGCAGGAGCATATCACCGCGTGGGATGCGCAAGGCAATGAAATCACTGATTTGGTCGTCACCCTGACAAGCGACGTCCATCTCATCTACAGCTCCGGCGGAACCGACATCGGCACGGTGGTAATCATGGCCGACGCCGACATCCCGAACGCCTCGGTGGCCTTGAAGGGAGTCGACTCCTCGATAGCGGCCACGCACCCGTCCGGCGCGTATGAAGCGGCCGAGATCACGGGAAACGTACTGGCCAACGACCACGACACAGAGGACACCGACTTTACGGATGGTCCGGGCTTCCCTGACGGCTCCACCGAACTGACCGTCACCGGAGCCGCCGCCGGGGACCTGGACAACCTTACCCCGGCCGAATACGCACAGCTCCTGGAAGACGGCGCTTTCGCGATGGGCACGCCCATCCACGGCCAGTACGGCGACCTGGTCATCTCCGCGGACGGCGAGTGGACTTACACCACCCATGACGGCCTGGCGGCGGGCGACTACACCGAGACTTTCACCTACCAGGTGAGCGACACCGGCAACGCGGTGGACTACGGCGTAATCACCGTCGCAGCGACCATCGACCAGCCGACCCTGACCGCCAACATGGACCTCGGACAGGCAGCAATCATCGACCCCGCCGCCACCGAGGTCATTCCCGGCGAGACCCATCACATCAACTTCTCCAGCGCGTACTCCGACGACAGTTGGAACAAGGCCGACAACCTGATCGGCCTCAATGTCACCGGCGATAACTCCAGCGGCGCATCAACGCTTTTGGTGAACCACGCCGACGGCTTGGGTATCATATCCTATTCCGCCGACGGTTACGTGGATGAGTCTTTCGAGATCAGCCACGGCGCCTACCCGGGCGGGACCGGCACCGACTCCATGATCCTCGATTTCGGCAACAACGGCTTCAAGGAGCCGCAAACCGTCGAGATCACCTTGAATGGAGTCTCCGACGGCGAATCCGTCATATTCACCGTCACGGACACCCTCGGCAACACCTACACCTTCGATTCCTCCGCAGGCGGAGACGGCACGCTCCTCACCGATACAAACGGCAGCGGCGTCACTCTCTTCAAGACGAACAACCTGCAGTACGAAGTCCGAGGCTCCATGGCCGGATACGACGAGAGCAACGCCAAGCTCATCGACACCATCGCCATCACTCCGGGAGCAGGCTCCGCATTCCGTGTCGCGAATGTCGACGTCATCAGCGAGGGGACTTGGGAACCGGCCCTGCAGGCCGCGACCGGATTCCTGCTGGCCAACGATTACAGCTCGGACAACGCGGCCATGGAAGCCGCCATCGTCGGTTCGGGCGTAGGCCAATGGGGCACGCTCCAAATCATCGATTCCTCCACCGGCGAGTGGGTCTACACTCTCGACAAGGACATCGTGCTCGATGCGGATAACGGGCTGCACGCCCCGACAGTGGAGCAATTCACCTATCAGGTGACCGATGCGCACGGCCAGACCGATACCGCCACGCTCTATGTGCCGGTGCAGTACGGCAGCGTCCAGTCCGACCACGGCACCGAGGGCAACGACTGGGTCCACGGCACTTCCGGCGACGACAACATCACCGGCCTGAGCGGCAGCGACCTGCTGTTCGGCGGGTCCGGCGACGACGTCATTGCAGGCGGCGCGGGGCACGACTACATGGACGGCGGCAGCGGCGACGACACCTTGTTCGGCGGCAGCGGCAACGACCACCTGTTCGGCGGCACCGGCGACGACACCATCAACGCGGGAGACGGGAACGACACCGTGTACTTCGGCGGGGGCCACGACACCGTGACCCTGGGCGCCGGCGCGGATACGATCGCCATCGACCCGAACTACCTGTCCGACAACAACGCCGACTCCATGTCCGTCCAAGACTTCAACATCAACGAAGGCGATCGGATCGACCTCAGCGGCCTGCCCGGCGGCATTGTGGAAATATCCTCCGCCGGCAACAGCAACGACCTGATCCTGTCCATCGACGGCGCGGACATCGCCGGAGACGACATCACCATCACGCTCCACGGAGTGCTGCCCGCGACCCACGATGCGTTCGACCACCAGGTGGACCTTTCCGCCGGCGACGATCTGAACGCAGTGATTCAGCACATCATCAACTCCGGGGGCCACGACTCCTAG
- a CDS encoding molybdopterin-binding protein — MKVIDVEDAVGTVLCHDITRIVPGQSKGPGFRRGHVVRQEDIAELRKIGKEHLYVFDLADGYVHEDDAARRIASAAAGSGLKLSDPEEGKTTFTAAVDGVVEINAERLLALNCLGDILFATVHGNQFTARGRKLAGVRVLPLVVPEALIQKAEHLLEESGPIIRVRPLKPTRVGIVVTGSEVYNGLIEDQFGPVVRDKFRSYGSTIIGKRLVSDDQAMTAKAILDFLDDGAELIVVTGGMSVDPDDRTPAAIRAAGAEVVTYGAPIFPGAMFMLARMGDVPVLGLPGCVMYYRASIFDIVVPRLLCGMDVTRDDVLSLGYGGFCEGCKTCRYPACGFGK, encoded by the coding sequence ATGAAAGTCATTGACGTTGAAGATGCCGTCGGCACGGTGCTGTGCCACGACATCACTCGTATCGTGCCTGGGCAAAGCAAAGGGCCGGGATTTCGCCGAGGCCACGTGGTCCGGCAGGAGGACATCGCCGAGCTGCGCAAAATCGGCAAGGAGCATCTCTACGTATTCGATCTCGCCGACGGCTACGTGCATGAGGACGATGCAGCCCGGAGAATAGCTTCAGCCGCCGCCGGTTCCGGTCTGAAGCTGAGCGATCCGGAGGAGGGCAAAACCACCTTCACCGCCGCCGTGGACGGGGTGGTGGAAATCAACGCCGAACGGCTGCTCGCGCTCAATTGCCTGGGCGACATTCTCTTCGCCACGGTCCACGGCAATCAGTTTACGGCACGAGGGCGAAAGTTGGCCGGGGTCCGGGTCCTGCCTCTGGTGGTACCCGAAGCTTTGATCCAGAAAGCCGAGCATCTGCTTGAAGAATCCGGTCCGATCATCCGGGTTCGGCCGCTCAAACCGACACGTGTGGGCATCGTGGTCACGGGCAGTGAAGTTTACAACGGCCTTATCGAGGATCAGTTCGGCCCGGTAGTCCGCGACAAATTCAGAAGTTACGGCAGCACCATAATCGGCAAGCGGCTTGTTTCAGACGACCAGGCCATGACAGCCAAAGCCATTCTGGATTTCCTCGATGACGGAGCAGAGCTCATCGTGGTCACGGGCGGCATGTCCGTTGACCCCGACGACCGCACACCCGCCGCCATTCGGGCCGCCGGGGCCGAGGTGGTGACCTACGGCGCCCCCATCTTCCCGGGAGCCATGTTCATGCTGGCGCGCATGGGCGACGTGCCCGTGTTGGGTCTTCCCGGTTGCGTCATGTACTACCGTGCCAGCATCTTCGACATCGTCGTCCCGCGCCTGCTTTGCGGCATGGACGTAACCCGCGACGACGTCCTTTCCTTGGGCTACGGGGGCTTCTGCGAGGGATGCAAAACCTGTCGCTACCCAGCCTGCGGTTTCGGCAAATGA